The nucleotide sequence TCCGCCGGGGAAGGCACGACTTCAAAGCTCACACCCGCCGCGGAGAGAAGTTCGCGCCGCCGAGGGGAAGCCGATGCCAGGATCACATTCATGCGCCGGGTCTAACGGCCAGACCTCACATTGCAAATCCGCTTCTCACCAAATCTCCTCCGGAAATGCCATCACCGGCTGCTGGCTGAACTGGAACTCCACACGCCATCCAAGACTTTCTTGCGGGCTAAGCGAGGAATCCCGGGATGATCTTCGCAGGCTTCACGCCGGTGAGCTTCTGGTCGAGGCCTTGGAACGGGAATGCGAGCCGCTGGTGCTCGAAGCCGAAGAGGTGTAGCAGCGTCGCGTGGAAGTCCCGGAGATGCACCGGATCCGAGGCGACGTGGTAGCCCATGTCGTCCGTCTCGCCGTAGGTGAAGCCCGGTTTCACTCCGGCCCCCGCCATCCAGATGGTGAAAGCATTCGGATTGTGGTCTCGGCCCGTGTAGCGGTTGCCATCGCCGCCGCCACGGTTTTCCTGCATCGGCGTGCGGCCGAATTCCCCGCCCCAGACGACTAGGGTGTCCTCCAGCATGCCGCGCTGTTCCAGATCCGTGAGCAGCGCCGCGATGGGCCTGTCGATGTCATGGCACTTCTTCACGAAGCCGTCGTTGAGTGCCTCGGAGGCATTCGAGCCATGGGAATCCCAGCCCCAGTCGAAGAGCTGGATGAAGCGCACGCCGGACTCGGCGAGACGGCGCGCAAGCAGGCAATTGTTAGCAAACGAATCCTTGCCCGGCTCCGTGCCATACATCTCGTGGATGTGCGCCGGCTCGTCCTCGATGCTCATCACTTCCGGCACGGAGACCTGCATGCGGTAGGCCATCTCATACTGGGCGATGCGCGTGACGGTCTCCGGATCGCCGAAGTCCTGATGCGATTTCGCATTGAGCTTCGCCAGCGTATCGAGCGCGGCCCGGCGAACCTCGCGATTGATGCCCGCGGGATTGGTCGTATTGAGGATGGGATCGCCAGCCGAGCGGCACTGCACTCCCTGATAGACGGATGGCAGGAAGCCGCTGCCCCATAGCGACGCACCCGCGCGGGGAAACCGCCCGCCCGAAATGAGGACCATGAAGCCCGGCAGATTCTGATTCTCCGTGCCGAGGCCCCACGTGAGCCAGGAGCCCATGGCCGGGTAGCCGAGGTTCTGGTTGCCCGTGTGGAGGAGGAGCTGCGCCGGGCCGTGATTGAACTGGTCCGTCTGCATCGTGCGGATGAAGCACAACTTGTCCACGTGCTTCGCCAGTTCCGGGAGACGGTCGGAAACCCATGCGCCGCACTGCCCGTGCTGCTTGAATTCGAATTGCGGTCCAAGCATCTTCGGCACTCCCTGGATGAAGGCGAAGCGCTGGCCTTCCAGATACTCCTGCGGGCACTCCTTGCCATTGTACTTCGCTAGCACCGGCTTGTAGTCGAAGAGTTCGAGCTGGCTCGGCGCGCCATCCATGTGCAGGTAGATGATGCGCTTCGCTTTTGGCGCGAATGATGGCAGCAGCGGGGCAAGCGGAACCGAGGGATCATGGGAGATCTTCAGCTTTCCAGCCGCACCGGAGATCCCTTGTGCCGCGAGCCACAGCCCGCCGATGCCCCCGGGGCAATCGCGCAGGAAGCGGCGGCGGGTGACGTGCCGGAGTCGTTCGGTCTGAAGATCGGGGAACATGGCGTGATTCAGCGGATCAGGGCTTCATCGAGATTGAGCAATACGGAGGCGACCACCGTGTAGGCCGCGCCGTCGGGCGTGCCCGCCATCCCTTTCATCAGGTCGGGATCCGCGGCATAGTCCTTCTCAAGCTTCAGGAAGAGCGTGCGCAGCTCGGCGAGACGATCAGGGGTGATCGCCCGCGATGTCGCCGTGCGATAGCCAGCCGAGAGCCGGGCATCGGTGTCACCGGTGGTGCCGTATTTCATCAGGCGGGCGAGGCCCTTCGAGCACTCGTGGAAGGCAGGATCATTCAGCACCGCGAGCGCTTGCAGCGGGGTATTCGAGAGAATGCGGCGCTTCGAGCAAAGTTCACGCGAGGGAGCATCAAAGGTGGCCAGCGTGGGATACGGAATACTACGTTTCCAGTAGACATACACGGACCGGCTGTAGCGCCCGGGATTCCCCTCCGCCGGAGTCGTCCACCGGTCCCCGGAGTCGAAGGGCTTCCACACGCCGGACGGCAGCGGCGGATTCGTAGGCGGACCGCCATCCCGATGTGCGATGAGACCTGCCACGGAGAGTGCATGATCGCGGGCCATCTCACCGGTGAGGCGCTGCCGCGGACCGCGGGTGACCAGCCGATTGTCCGCATCGCGCTCGGCAATCCCTGCGGAGATGGTCGCGTCCTGTCGGTAGGCCGCGCTGCTCACCAGTTCGCGCAGCAGGGACTTCATGCTCCATTTCATCCCGGTTTGGAAGCGCACGGCCAACGTGTCCAGCAGCTCGGGATGCGTCGGTCGCTCACCCGCGGAGCCGAAGTCCTCGGGTGTGGGCACGATGCCCGTGCCGAAGAGCTCCAGCCAAAAGCGATTCACCGCCACGCGAGCGGTCAGCGGATTCTCCGGTGATGCCATCCAGCGTGCCATCGCGAGGCGGTCCGGCGTCGTGCCTGCCGGCATTGGCGGAAGAACCGACAGAGTCCCCGGCTTGTCGATGACCTCGCCCTTGTCGATCCAGTTGCCGCGGATGAACTCCCGCGTCTCGCGGGCGAGATCCGGCGGCAGGTCGCTCATCACCGGTGTCGTCGTGAAAGGAATGCCGACCAGAGCCTTTCGGGTCTCGTCGAGTTCCTTCTTCATCGCCTCCACCCCGGCATCCGGAGTTGTCCACGCGACGTCATCCGTCAGGGCGATCCGCCCGCGCTTTGCGATGAGCGGGTAGGCTCCGCCCGCCGAATCGGTCGCGTGGGAAATCACGAATCTCAGCGTCGCTCCCTCCTGCAGATCCAGCGGCTCGCGCAGTGTCACGATGGCATGCCGTGGCTGAAAGATTTTCGTGTATTGGCCCCAGCCACGGTTCGATCCCTTGAGCGAGAGATTGGGATCAAATACCGGATGCGCCTCGTCCGCGATGATCTCCGCAAGCTGAACCGGAGAAACCACCCCATCCGGCCCCACGGCCTGCAACTCGATCTTCCGGATCATGGCACCCCACTCCGGCGTGTGGATCGCCGTTGCTTCATCGATGGGCCGGATCTCCAACCGGAAAGCGGTGAGCTTCTGGAGGGTCGCTGGCTTCGGAATGTCCAAGGTGTGGATCGCCCCGGCTGCCACATTGCCGACGGTGCGGAATTCCTCCACGCCATCGTGCTTCACGATCTCCAATTTTGCACGGCGACTGCTGCCGGTCATGCCCGCCGGATCCGTCCAAGACGAGCGTGAGGCGACGCCGCGACGCGTCTCGTGCAACTGCTCCTCCATGCGCCGGATTTTGTCCTGCAATGCACCGGCCTCAGTATGTCGTGCCGGATCGAGTGGCACGCGCAGCACCGGATGATTCTCCGGTACGTCATTGTCGGTGGCCTGGTTGAAGAAGGCCATGAACCGGAAATAGTCGCGGTGCTCGATGGGGTCGTAGGGATGGCTGTGGCATTGCACGCAACCCATCGTCACGCCCTGCCACACCTCCCAGGTCGTGGCGACCCGGTCCATCGTCGCGACCACGCGGAACTCTTCATCATCAGTGCCGCCTTCATTGTTCGCCTGCGTTAGCCTGTGAAAGGTGGTGGCGATCCGCTGGTCCAGCGTGGCATCCGGCAACAAGTCACCGGCAAGCTGCTCGATGGTGAACTGGTCGTAAGGCAGATCGCGGTTGAATGCGGAGATCAGCCAGTCCCGGTATTTCCAAACGTCGCGCCGGCTGTCGAGGCCCAGGCCTTCCGAGTCGGCGTAGCGGGCGAGGTCCATCCACACGCTTGCCCATCGCTCGCCGAATCGCGGGGAATCCAGCAGGCGGCTCACCTGCTTTTCATAGGCATCCGGCGACTCATCCGCGGCAAAGGCATCCAGTTCGGCGAGCGAAGGAGGAAGACCTGTTAGATCAAGCGACAGCCTCCGCAGCAGCGCCGCCTTGTCCGCCTCTTTCGAAGGTTTCAAGCCCTCCTGCTCCATGCGGGCCAGCAGGAAGCGATCGACATCATTGCGCGGCCAGGTCGCGTCTTTCACCACCGGCGGGACATGCTCCACCGGCGGGACGAATGACCAATGCTCGCCCCACTTCGCGCCTTCCTGAATCCACTGCCGCAGGGTGGCGATCTCGGTGTCCGCGAGGCGCGGGCCGTGCTCGGGCTTCGGCATCACCTCGTCCGGATCTGTGGAAAGAATGCGAGCCATCATCTCCGATCCATCCGGGTCCCCCGGCACGATGATCGGCTTTCCCGAGTCCCCCTTGCCCAGTGCCTTCTCCCGATAGATGAAGGAGACATCGCCCGCTTCCTTCACGCCACCATGGCATGACGTGCAGTGGGCATTCAGCAGCGGGCGCACGTCCCGCGCGAAATCGACTTCGCCGTGAACGGGCAAGGCAAAGGTGGCAAGCGCCGGGAGGAGGGCTTTCGACATCATTCGGCAAAGATGCGGATTTCATTCAATCCCCCGCCTTGGCACGGGTGATCGGCGGTTCGCTTCGTGTGGCGATAGTGGCCCGTCACCACGAGCTTCACATAGCGGGCTTCGACCTGAGCGAAAGAGAAGTCATGGAAGGGAAACGCGGAACCCTTCGATTCATTCACACGAGGCAACTCGCCTTCGGCCAGGGGGAAGAATGACTTGTTATCGAGCGAACCGAGCAGCGCGAAACTCGCGACTCCGCGATCATTGATGCCGCGGTTGCTTGTGTTCTGCAGGGAGATCCTGCCGACCATTTCGGGTTGCAAGAGGTCCACGGTGAATTCCCCGCTCTCGCCATCCGGGGCGAGCCAGAAGGACCAATCGCCCGGCACGCCGCTGTCGTTCAGGCGACCGTCTGTTAGATTGTCCGGCGGGAAGATCGAGCCGTGCGGACGGGTGCAGTATCCCTGGCTGAAGACCGGCTTACGGAATGCCAGGTTCCCCTCCGTCGAGGACTGCCCTGGCAATTGCCGCACATGATTGACCAGCATCACGGGCGACTCATCCAGATCCGCGAGCAGCCTTGGCTTTCCATCGTCCCGAACCAGCACGCGGCTCTCGCCGTCGGTCAGGCGAGTCTTCGTCGCCTCGATCTCGACCTCTCCCTTGAAAACCTCCGTGAGCACCACCGGGGTCATGCCATCGCTGCCGACCGCGAGGCCGAATTCCGTGCCGAGGTCAACGAAGCGCCCGCCTGGAGTATCGATGCGGAATCCTTCCGCACCATCCGGCGTGTGAACCGATGCACGACCATGCAGCACCGACAGCGCCTCCTTCTCATCGAGACGGAAGCGACATGGCGCCTCCAGCGTCACATTCGCGCCGCTGGGGAAGCCGACACGCACGAAACCGCGGGTGATCTCCAAGGGCACGGCTACCGGGAGACGGCCCGCCTCAGGAGCGGAGGATCCCTCCGCCCATGTCACCCCGCGGGTCTCCAGAACATTCGCAACCGGTCCCCGGGGACGGAGAGCCAGATAAGAAAGGCCTCCGGCAAGGATCGCCACCGCTGCCGCCACGCTGGCCCATCGACCGGGAAACTTGGTCACTTTCGCTGGCGGAGGAGCTTCGAAATAGGATGGAGAGGCCGCCTTGCGGGAGAGCGCCGCATGAATCGCCGCGACACGCCGGTACCGCGCGCGGGCGGCGGGATCTGATGCCAGCACCGAGTTCAATTCCGCACGCTCGGAATCACCGAGGCTTCCCTCGAAGAGCGCATGCAGCAGGAGATCGAGACGGTCTTCCTTCATGGCGTGGCAAGTTTGCGTTCGATGCAGGTCTCCAGGGCCTTCCGAATGCGCATCAGCGCGAGAGACAGGGCGGTCGGTGTCTGCTTGCGCTCGGTTGCCAGATCCTGCACGGAGGCACCGGGAGCATAGCGGGCTAGGATCAAGCGGCGGTTGGTTTCGGAAAGTTCGCCGAGGCACCTCTCCAGCGCCGCATCCAGGTCACCCTCGCGCGCGTCCTGCTCGCGATGCTCCACCGCGAGCAACTCGACCAGCAAGTCATCGAAAACGTGGCGATCCCGCCCCGAGTCGCGGCGCGCCGCTTTCACCTGATACCACGCGATCGTCAGCGCCCATGGCAGGAAAGGCTGGGCTGCATCATATTCGGAGGCCTTTCGCCAGAGGACCAGATTGGTCTCCTGCAACACATCATCCGCCAGCATCCGGTCCGGCAGCAGAGACAGGATGTAGCGATGAATCTCCGGCTGATGCCGGGCGATCAGGCCCACGATCCTCTCCTCGGCGCTATGTGGTTCTGCGGACATCTCCGCAGGAAATTACCAGCCGCCGGGCAAATCTTTCGCGGAAATTTTCATCCGCCTCACCGGACTACGAAATACGCCGCCAGATCGAACAAGACTGGCCGCGAACCACCTTTCCCGCCGGATGCGGCTCCCGTCGGAAGAGCCACACCGGCTCCCGCTCTGAAAAGCACTCGAAGCGGTCCGGCGGCTGGAATCGCTGCACGCCACCCCTGCCCCACCATTCCAAGACCATCTCGGGCTGCTGCCAGTCCCCGACCCGGCAATGACCAAGGGATGGGACGTTGCGAGGAAGCAGGCCAACCGGGCGCTCAGCAGGAACCGAGGAGACAACCGTCATGAGTTCATATGAACACAATCCGGAGGTTTGTCAATCCGGCTTTTCCCGGGGGCCTCACGCCTCCCTGCGCCGCCATCCACCTCGGCAATCCGGCACCTCCATAGGGAAATCATCCCGCAGAGGAAAGCGCTCCTCCGAGGCCACGACGTCACGCAATTCCGCGAAGCGGAAGAAGCGCCATGACTCCCGCTCAAGACACCAACCCGCGAGTACCCAAGCGCGCGTACACTTCGCCTGTAGCAGACCGTAGGGCTCGATGCGAAACTCCCGTCCCTTGCACCAGAAAGACACGATCCGCCGCCCTTGGATGGCACTGCGGAGCGAGCGGATATTCGGGAACGAGCGACGGGGAGGCATGCGCCAAGCCTACCGGAACGGGCTCGGCGCTGTAAACCGGAGGGCTTTGCAAGCTCGCGCCATGGCTAGCGCTGGATTGCACTTTCCTGCACCTCTCCACCGCGATGCCGCGGCGATCTGCTAGAGCGGATTCCCCGCTATCCTTGGGCGTCGCTGTTCCACTGCCAGCCCGGGTGCTTCACGTAGGCGAGCGCTTCCTCGCTGCGAATGCCGCGGGACGCCTCGATTGCGAATTCAG is from Luteolibacter flavescens and encodes:
- a CDS encoding WYL domain-containing protein, whose translation is MPPRRSFPNIRSLRSAIQGRRIVSFWCKGREFRIEPYGLLQAKCTRAWVLAGWCLERESWRFFRFAELRDVVASEERFPLRDDFPMEVPDCRGGWRRREA
- a CDS encoding PSD1 and planctomycete cytochrome C domain-containing protein; translated protein: MMSKALLPALATFALPVHGEVDFARDVRPLLNAHCTSCHGGVKEAGDVSFIYREKALGKGDSGKPIIVPGDPDGSEMMARILSTDPDEVMPKPEHGPRLADTEIATLRQWIQEGAKWGEHWSFVPPVEHVPPVVKDATWPRNDVDRFLLARMEQEGLKPSKEADKAALLRRLSLDLTGLPPSLAELDAFAADESPDAYEKQVSRLLDSPRFGERWASVWMDLARYADSEGLGLDSRRDVWKYRDWLISAFNRDLPYDQFTIEQLAGDLLPDATLDQRIATTFHRLTQANNEGGTDDEEFRVVATMDRVATTWEVWQGVTMGCVQCHSHPYDPIEHRDYFRFMAFFNQATDNDVPENHPVLRVPLDPARHTEAGALQDKIRRMEEQLHETRRGVASRSSWTDPAGMTGSSRRAKLEIVKHDGVEEFRTVGNVAAGAIHTLDIPKPATLQKLTAFRLEIRPIDEATAIHTPEWGAMIRKIELQAVGPDGVVSPVQLAEIIADEAHPVFDPNLSLKGSNRGWGQYTKIFQPRHAIVTLREPLDLQEGATLRFVISHATDSAGGAYPLIAKRGRIALTDDVAWTTPDAGVEAMKKELDETRKALVGIPFTTTPVMSDLPPDLARETREFIRGNWIDKGEVIDKPGTLSVLPPMPAGTTPDRLAMARWMASPENPLTARVAVNRFWLELFGTGIVPTPEDFGSAGERPTHPELLDTLAVRFQTGMKWSMKSLLRELVSSAAYRQDATISAGIAERDADNRLVTRGPRQRLTGEMARDHALSVAGLIAHRDGGPPTNPPLPSGVWKPFDSGDRWTTPAEGNPGRYSRSVYVYWKRSIPYPTLATFDAPSRELCSKRRILSNTPLQALAVLNDPAFHECSKGLARLMKYGTTGDTDARLSAGYRTATSRAITPDRLAELRTLFLKLEKDYAADPDLMKGMAGTPDGAAYTVVASVLLNLDEALIR
- a CDS encoding DUF1501 domain-containing protein; the encoded protein is MFPDLQTERLRHVTRRRFLRDCPGGIGGLWLAAQGISGAAGKLKISHDPSVPLAPLLPSFAPKAKRIIYLHMDGAPSQLELFDYKPVLAKYNGKECPQEYLEGQRFAFIQGVPKMLGPQFEFKQHGQCGAWVSDRLPELAKHVDKLCFIRTMQTDQFNHGPAQLLLHTGNQNLGYPAMGSWLTWGLGTENQNLPGFMVLISGGRFPRAGASLWGSGFLPSVYQGVQCRSAGDPILNTTNPAGINREVRRAALDTLAKLNAKSHQDFGDPETVTRIAQYEMAYRMQVSVPEVMSIEDEPAHIHEMYGTEPGKDSFANNCLLARRLAESGVRFIQLFDWGWDSHGSNASEALNDGFVKKCHDIDRPIAALLTDLEQRGMLEDTLVVWGGEFGRTPMQENRGGGDGNRYTGRDHNPNAFTIWMAGAGVKPGFTYGETDDMGYHVASDPVHLRDFHATLLHLFGFEHQRLAFPFQGLDQKLTGVKPAKIIPGFLA
- a CDS encoding discoidin domain-containing protein — its product is MKEDRLDLLLHALFEGSLGDSERAELNSVLASDPAARARYRRVAAIHAALSRKAASPSYFEAPPPAKVTKFPGRWASVAAAVAILAGGLSYLALRPRGPVANVLETRGVTWAEGSSAPEAGRLPVAVPLEITRGFVRVGFPSGANVTLEAPCRFRLDEKEALSVLHGRASVHTPDGAEGFRIDTPGGRFVDLGTEFGLAVGSDGMTPVVLTEVFKGEVEIEATKTRLTDGESRVLVRDDGKPRLLADLDESPVMLVNHVRQLPGQSSTEGNLAFRKPVFSQGYCTRPHGSIFPPDNLTDGRLNDSGVPGDWSFWLAPDGESGEFTVDLLQPEMVGRISLQNTSNRGINDRGVASFALLGSLDNKSFFPLAEGELPRVNESKGSAFPFHDFSFAQVEARYVKLVVTGHYRHTKRTADHPCQGGGLNEIRIFAE
- a CDS encoding sigma-70 family RNA polymerase sigma factor, which encodes MSAEPHSAEERIVGLIARHQPEIHRYILSLLPDRMLADDVLQETNLVLWRKASEYDAAQPFLPWALTIAWYQVKAARRDSGRDRHVFDDLLVELLAVEHREQDAREGDLDAALERCLGELSETNRRLILARYAPGASVQDLATERKQTPTALSLALMRIRKALETCIERKLATP